In Natronoarchaeum mannanilyticum, a genomic segment contains:
- a CDS encoding PspA/IM30 family protein yields MGVLSRASYVIRSKINAVLNRSEDPAETLDYSYEQLRDELQDVKKGIADLTTQKKRLEMQKRRLEENVEKHNEQARQAVSQDREDLARRALEKKKTKMTQIEELEGQIADLQQTQDQLVEQKETLQQRIEEFRTKKETIKARHEAAEANARVSEAVTGAGDKFQDVGRAIERAEENTEELEARSAALDELQEEGVLEDQLSDKSDLERELDDVTTQGQVDAELETLKADMGEETESSTDGGTGGEDEETSATDLEAELSESDGGADVSEDEIEAELSELKDNNEDA; encoded by the coding sequence ATGGGAGTACTCTCGCGCGCCTCGTACGTGATCCGGTCGAAGATCAACGCCGTCCTCAACAGGTCCGAAGACCCAGCGGAGACGCTCGACTACTCCTACGAGCAGTTGCGCGACGAGCTGCAGGACGTCAAGAAGGGAATCGCCGACCTGACGACCCAGAAGAAACGTCTGGAGATGCAGAAGCGACGGCTCGAGGAGAACGTCGAGAAGCACAACGAGCAGGCACGGCAGGCCGTCTCGCAGGACCGGGAGGATCTGGCCCGCCGTGCGCTGGAGAAAAAAAAGACGAAGATGACACAGATCGAGGAGCTGGAGGGACAGATCGCCGACCTGCAGCAGACCCAGGACCAGCTCGTCGAGCAGAAGGAGACGCTCCAGCAGCGCATCGAGGAGTTCCGCACGAAAAAGGAGACGATCAAGGCCCGCCACGAGGCCGCCGAGGCCAACGCCCGCGTCTCGGAGGCCGTCACGGGCGCCGGCGACAAGTTCCAGGACGTCGGCCGCGCCATCGAGCGCGCCGAGGAAAACACCGAGGAACTGGAAGCGCGCTCGGCCGCGCTCGACGAACTGCAGGAGGAGGGCGTTCTCGAGGACCAGCTCTCGGACAAGAGCGACCTCGAACGCGAGCTCGACGACGTCACCACGCAGGGGCAGGTCGACGCCGAGCTGGAGACGCTGAAGGCCGATATGGGCGAGGAGACCGAGTCCAGCACCGACGGCGGCACCGGCGGCGAGGACGAGGAGACGTCCGCGACCGATCTGGAAGCCGAGCTCAGCGAGAGCGACGGCGGCGCGGACGTCTCGGAGGACGAGATCGAAGCCGAACTCAGCGAGCTCAAGGACAACAACGAGGACGCCTGA
- a CDS encoding alpha/beta hydrolase produces MPRPVILPGARDVRGRLDEASANGSEPDAAVVACPPHPEQGGSRSDPRLRAVADALGERGVDCLRFDYGPWDEGVGERADARDAVAWATERYDAVGLFGYSFGASVAVLAAADLDLRALSALAPTARLAPDLDAVAALDRIDCPAQVIVGERDDTVDWEPVAERAAELGHAVERLPADHFFVGRHDRVGELAAAFLASELRETS; encoded by the coding sequence ATGCCGCGACCCGTGATCCTCCCCGGCGCGCGCGACGTCCGGGGTCGTCTGGACGAGGCGAGTGCAAACGGCAGCGAGCCCGACGCCGCGGTCGTCGCGTGCCCGCCCCACCCGGAGCAGGGCGGCAGCCGATCGGATCCCCGCCTCCGCGCGGTCGCGGACGCGCTGGGCGAGCGGGGCGTCGACTGCCTGCGGTTCGACTACGGCCCGTGGGACGAGGGCGTCGGCGAGCGCGCCGACGCGCGCGACGCCGTCGCGTGGGCGACGGAACGGTACGACGCCGTCGGCCTGTTCGGCTACAGCTTCGGCGCGTCGGTCGCCGTGCTCGCGGCCGCCGACCTCGACCTGCGGGCGCTCTCCGCGCTCGCGCCGACCGCCCGTCTCGCTCCGGATCTCGACGCCGTCGCCGCGCTCGACCGGATAGACTGTCCAGCGCAAGTGATCGTCGGCGAGCGCGACGACACGGTCGACTGGGAACCGGTCGCCGAGCGGGCCGCCGAACTGGGCCACGCCGTCGAGCGGCTGCCGGCGGACCACTTCTTCGTGGGCCGGCACGACCGCGTCGGCGAGCTCGCAGCGGCGTTTCTGGCGTCCGAACTGCGCGAGACGTCGTGA
- a CDS encoding PAS domain S-box protein: MDGATGDGRRVAIDETPGTIYRRRGEDRQPIVSASDGIGDLTGHDADALAREGRGWLDLVHPDDREEVRAAVADADGEANEATYRIERANGDVRFVRDRFLAAPDDPAVIEGVALDVTETERRRRELAEDAELLEAIFEHVPIHVFVKDCEGRHVHRSDFLDFPENVIGKRDIDVDFINEESARAAYEDDMRVIEEGETVLDQEEHYPAVGEWDLTSKVPLYDEDGEVMGLLGATRRITDRKRAEQELRRKTERLDNFADVVANDIRQPLSEARRRARQIDDPDADEAHVEAAREAVRRAGAVVDDVLALSRDGELSLDPEPVSLRSVVVDAWERAGDDEDALAAPEDVELRADRSHLRRAFENLFRRGAAPVAVETTDDGFAVELAGWTDTPRERGVGDDPQAVDAGQRGDGAGLELGLVEEIVAGHGWSIRAAGGASLANPTPESPDAPGGRTRIEITGVELRETTDDTERSE, translated from the coding sequence ATGGACGGAGCCACCGGAGACGGCCGCCGCGTCGCGATCGACGAGACGCCGGGGACGATCTACCGGCGTCGGGGAGAGGATCGGCAGCCGATCGTCTCGGCGAGCGACGGGATCGGCGACCTGACGGGGCACGACGCCGATGCGCTGGCGAGGGAGGGGCGCGGCTGGCTCGACCTCGTCCATCCGGACGACCGGGAGGAGGTCCGCGCGGCGGTTGCCGACGCCGACGGCGAGGCGAACGAAGCGACCTACCGGATCGAACGGGCGAACGGCGACGTCCGGTTCGTTCGCGACCGGTTTCTCGCCGCGCCGGACGACCCGGCGGTGATCGAAGGGGTCGCCCTCGACGTGACCGAGACCGAACGGCGGCGGCGCGAGCTGGCCGAGGACGCCGAACTGCTGGAGGCGATCTTCGAACACGTCCCGATCCACGTCTTCGTGAAAGACTGCGAGGGACGGCACGTCCACCGGAGCGATTTCCTCGATTTCCCCGAGAACGTGATCGGCAAGCGCGACATCGACGTCGACTTCATCAACGAGGAGTCGGCGCGGGCCGCCTACGAGGACGACATGCGGGTGATCGAGGAGGGCGAGACGGTGCTCGACCAGGAGGAACACTACCCGGCGGTCGGCGAGTGGGACCTCACCTCGAAAGTGCCGCTGTACGACGAGGACGGCGAGGTCATGGGTCTGCTGGGCGCCACCCGCCGGATCACCGATCGCAAGCGCGCCGAGCAGGAGCTTCGGCGCAAGACCGAGCGGCTCGATAACTTCGCCGACGTCGTCGCAAACGACATCCGGCAGCCGCTGAGCGAGGCCCGACGCCGCGCCCGGCAGATCGACGATCCCGACGCCGACGAGGCCCACGTCGAGGCGGCCCGCGAGGCGGTCCGGCGAGCCGGCGCCGTCGTCGACGACGTGCTCGCGCTCTCCCGGGACGGCGAGCTCTCGCTCGATCCCGAACCGGTGTCGCTGCGTTCGGTTGTCGTCGACGCCTGGGAGCGCGCGGGCGACGACGAGGACGCGCTCGCGGCACCAGAGGACGTCGAACTCCGCGCCGACCGCTCGCACCTCCGGCGAGCGTTCGAGAACCTGTTCCGGCGCGGCGCCGCTCCGGTAGCCGTCGAGACGACCGACGACGGGTTCGCGGTCGAACTCGCCGGCTGGACGGACACCCCGCGAGAACGGGGGGTCGGCGACGACCCGCAGGCGGTCGACGCGGGACAACGCGGCGACGGCGCCGGGCTAGAGCTGGGACTCGTCGAGGAGATCGTCGCGGGCCACGGGTGGTCGATCCGGGCGGCGGGCGGAGCGTCCCTCGCGAACCCGACGCCCGAGAGCCCCGACGCGCCGGGCGGCAGGACGCGAATCGAGATCACCGGCGTCGAACTGAGAGAGACGACCGACGACACGGAGCGATCAGAATGA
- a CDS encoding PAS domain-containing sensor histidine kinase: MTEDRTLDDVLDRVVGAASGATYRRRRDGDQPLDADSEGMRELLGVDPESLDGNDRGWLDVVHPDDRGDVRDAVADLAPGERVDATYRVRHDGGDHLRREGGEYRWVRDRGTVPEDAPDALEGVLFDVTDERTEIADLEDDSQLLDGIFESIPVHLFVKDTDGVHLRVSDQREMGESLVGKTDLEVEGKHEDAKRSAYEDDLRVIETGEPILDQEEYLSEFDQWNLTSKVPRTDDDGEVVGLIGVARDITERKRAEQELEQKTERLAEFADVVSHDIKNPLTVADGRLELAAATGDPEHVEEVVEALDRADAIVDDVLALSRHGDAELDREPVSLRAISRGAGHSVSAPRADISLPPDVEIVADRSQLRRLLENLFKNAVQHGRPDVSIDVVVTDDGFAVEDDGPGIPPEERERVFETAYTTHEDGTGFGLSIVREVADAHGWSVSVCEGSAGGARFEISGVERADADDQKPDADADDRHPDEPGA, from the coding sequence ATGACCGAGGACCGAACGCTCGACGACGTGCTCGACAGGGTTGTCGGCGCCGCGTCGGGGGCGACCTACCGGCGGCGTCGCGACGGCGACCAGCCGCTGGACGCCGACAGCGAGGGCATGCGCGAGCTGCTCGGCGTCGATCCCGAGTCGCTCGACGGGAACGACCGCGGCTGGCTCGACGTCGTCCACCCCGACGACCGCGGGGACGTTCGCGACGCCGTCGCCGATCTGGCGCCGGGCGAGCGCGTCGACGCGACCTACCGCGTCCGGCACGATGGCGGGGACCACCTCCGACGCGAGGGCGGGGAGTACCGCTGGGTCCGCGACAGAGGGACAGTCCCCGAAGACGCGCCAGACGCGCTCGAGGGCGTTCTCTTCGACGTGACCGACGAGCGAACGGAGATCGCCGACCTCGAAGACGACTCGCAGCTGCTGGACGGCATCTTCGAGAGCATCCCGGTCCACCTGTTCGTCAAAGATACCGACGGCGTCCACCTGCGGGTGAGCGACCAGCGGGAGATGGGCGAGTCGCTCGTCGGGAAAACCGACCTGGAGGTCGAGGGGAAGCACGAAGACGCCAAGCGGAGCGCCTACGAGGACGATCTGCGGGTGATCGAGACTGGCGAGCCGATCCTCGATCAGGAGGAGTACCTCTCCGAGTTCGACCAGTGGAACCTCACCTCGAAGGTGCCCCGGACGGACGACGACGGCGAGGTGGTGGGCCTGATCGGCGTCGCGCGGGACATCACCGAGCGCAAGCGCGCCGAACAGGAACTGGAGCAAAAGACCGAGCGGCTCGCCGAGTTCGCCGACGTCGTGAGCCACGACATCAAGAACCCGCTGACGGTGGCCGACGGCCGCCTCGAACTCGCCGCCGCGACCGGCGATCCCGAGCACGTCGAGGAGGTCGTCGAGGCGCTGGACCGGGCCGACGCCATCGTCGACGACGTGCTCGCGCTCTCCCGGCACGGCGACGCCGAACTCGACCGCGAGCCCGTCTCGCTGCGCGCGATCAGCCGCGGCGCCGGCCACTCGGTTTCGGCGCCCAGAGCCGACATCTCGCTACCGCCCGACGTCGAGATCGTCGCCGATCGCTCCCAGCTCCGGCGGCTGCTGGAGAACCTGTTCAAGAACGCCGTTCAGCACGGCCGTCCCGACGTCTCGATCGACGTCGTCGTCACCGACGACGGGTTCGCGGTCGAAGACGACGGTCCCGGCATCCCGCCCGAGGAGCGCGAGCGGGTGTTCGAGACGGCGTACACGACCCACGAGGACGGCACCGGGTTCGGCCTGTCGATCGTTCGGGAGGTCGCCGACGCCCACGGCTGGTCGGTGTCGGTCTGTGAGGGCAGTGCGGGGGGCGCGCGCTTCGAGATCAGCGGCGTCGAGCGCGCGGACGCCGACGATCAGAAGCCGGACGCCGATGCCGACGATCGGCATCCGGACGAGCCGGGCGCCTGA